A portion of the Misgurnus anguillicaudatus chromosome 16, ASM2758022v2, whole genome shotgun sequence genome contains these proteins:
- the nitr14b gene encoding novel immune-type receptor 14b → MVSWVFITVLSIINFANSRKYQANEIKTVTLGDNVTLQCSEKGDTILWYKQIAGHRPQIISVFQTSGETTFYREFKNISRFQRNKYNLAILRIIQSDEAIYHCGSKAYYVTFGRGTHLVIKGQKESTASTISKSVYLNNSVECQQHSYENDTTQVKPDNHQDPVVFGLAVALGVCGVIIFILICLTFNRRMCPQCLRGSGQDSRVRWFSGAQETDDGILTYAALQFSQEKSKIWRK, encoded by the exons ATGGTTTCTTGGGtatttattactgttcttaGTATTATAA ATTTTGCAAACTCTCGTAAATATCAGGcaaatgaaatcaaaactgtGACACTTGGTGACAATGTCACCCTGCAGTGTTCAGAAAAAGGGGATACAATTCTCTGGTATAAACAAATTGCTGGACACCGACCTCAGATTATATCAGTATTTCAAACCTCAGGAGAAACAACATTTTACAGGGAATTTAAAAACATAAGTCGATTTCAAAGGAACAAATACAATCTGGCAATATTAAGAATAATTCAGTCAGATGAAGCAATCTACCACTGTGGATCAAAGGCATACTATGTTACGTTTGGAAGAGGAACACATCTGGTCATTAAAG GTCAAAAAGAATCGACAGCATCAACAATCTCAAAGTCTGTTTATCTGAATAACTCCGTGGAGTGTCAACAACACAGCTATGAAAATGATACAACACAAGTGAAACCTG acAATCATCAGGATCCAGTAGTGTTTGGGTTGGCAGTGGCTTTGGGAGTCTGTGGAGTTATAATCTTTATTCTAATATGTCTGACCTTTAACAGAAGAATGTGTCCACAGTGTCTGA GAGGTTCTGGACAAGACAGCAGAGTTAGATGGTTCTCAGGTGCTCAG GAAACTGATGATGGGATTTTGACAtatgcagccttgcaattcagtCAGGAAAAAAGCAAAATCTGGAGAAAATAG